CCAAGGAGTTATCTGGTGGAATGAAACAACGGGTAGCGATCGCCCGCGCTCTCGCCTCGGAACCTAAAGTATTACTGATGGACGAACCTTTTGGTGCTTTAGATATTCACACTAAAGAGTCCATGCATGAATTCATGCTGGATCTGTGGCAGCGTACCAACATCACCATTTTCACGATCACCCACGATGTGGAAGAAGCTGTCTTCCTCTCGAATCGGATCTACGCTCTCGGCGCTCGTCCTGGTACGGTAAGAAAAGAGATTTCAATTAAACTCCCCGAACGCACCCACACCGTCAAGCGTCATTCTATATTCCACGACTACTGCGACGAATTGATGGATTTACTCCGGGGACACTCACAGGAAGCCCTGGCTGTGGCTTCTTAAGCGGGTTGAAGTAAACTGAGTAAATGTCCGTCAGGAGTCCGCATGGCGGCGACTTTTCCAAAAGAAGGTTCTCGGACGCGCCCTTCGAGTTTAGCGCCCATATTTTCTAGATTGGCGATCGCCCCATAAACATCGTCTACATGAAAGCTCAAAATCGGAGAATTCCCCGTGTGCGCTTGACTCTCCGCAGCATGTAGCGCGATCGTCGTACCATCAGCATCTAATTCTGCCCATCCAGGGCTTGCCATTTTTACTTTTAGTCCTAATCCTTCTTGATAAAACTTCACCGTTGCTAGAACGTCCGTCACCATCAACATGACGTGCTTAAACTGTGCTGTCATGAAATTCCCTCGATAAAGTTAGTTCCTTATCGATCTTGCAACATTTAAATGTATAAATGTTGGTTGATGGTTATTGGTTGACCGATCGCTTTGTAGAGACGTTACATGTAACGTCTCTACACTGATAGCTGACAAATCCTATTAATTCTCGTTAAGGCTGCTCGTCTGGTTGTGCAAGGTTTTAGCATCACAACTTTGGGGATGAGTATCCGACAAGTTTAGATGATGTCAGAACTGATATGAAAAATAAAGATTTACTTTTCCTCTACTTGACTCGATCTATTTTTGCGACTCTACCCGATAAAATACTGTAATGACTTGCAGTAGATAGGAATCTTTAGCAACAAATTACTTGTAATTGCAGAGACAATACATGCTATTCAACAGACTGTTCACCGCAGGCGGCGTGGTTATGTGGCCCCTGCTCGGATTTTCCATCTTAGCGATCGCCCTAATTATCGAGCGGGCAATTTTTTGGGTACGGATAAATAAGCGCCAGCGTCGCGTCATCCGTGAGGTATTAAACCTCTACCGTTTAGAAAATGTCGTCACCGCGATCGAAAGGCTGAAGCAAAATGCTGACTTGCCTATGGCACGCATATTTCTCGCTGCCTTAGAACTCGAACGCCCCACACCTGAAGAGTTTCGCCTTGCCCTAGAAAGTGAAGCACAAGCAGAAATTCCTGTCTTGAAGCGATTTAACACTATCTTTGAGACGATCATTAGCATTGCACCCTTATTAGGTCTACTCGGTACGGTTTTGGGTTTGATTGCCTCCTTCGCGTCCCTCAACATTGCCAATGTTGGGGCTAGCCAAACCGCTGGAGTCACGGGTGGGATCAGCGAAGCGTTGGTTTCAACAGCTTCCGGCTTGGTAGTCGCTATCTTTACGCTGCTATTTGCCAATACATTTCGAGGATTGTACGTGCGGCAAATGGCATCAATTCAAGAGTATGGCGGTCAGCTAGAACTACTCTATCGTCGTCTTTACGAACGGGGAGAAACTTATGCGTCTGCAAGATGAGCCAGAAATTCAAGCACAGATTAACATCGTGCCGATGATTGACGTAATCTTCGCGATTTTGACATTTTTTATCATGTCAACCTTATTTCTCACTCGTTCTGAGGGGTTGTCAGTCAACTTACCCCAGTCACAATCAGCTCAAACGCAACCAAAAGCACCCATTACAATCACAATTGATGCCAAAGGTCAACTCGCTGTCAATCGCAAGCCGACTCAACTCCAAGCACTCAATGGAGAATTACGACAGCTAGCACAGCCAAACCAAGAGGCACTCGTGATAGTCAATGCCGATAAATCAGTCAACCACGGACAAGTTGTATCCGTGATGGATGTGGTGAGGCAATTACCAAACGCAAGACTGGCGATCGCCACGCAGAGAGAATAACAGTGTAGAGACGTTACATGTAACGTCTCTACACCGATCGCCGATTAAAAACTAACTCTTGCGGGTACGTCTGTAACGCGCAAAACCGATTCTTGTTGAAATTTTGACTTATAAGCGTCGATAATTTCCTGAATGGATCTTTCTCGTTCTGGAGTACTGACATAGAGCAAGATTAAAACTTTAGAATCTTCTCTAGCTAGAATTCCAGCACTGTTAAGAAACTGACCGTAAGCATCTACTACTGTTAATCCATCGGGAAAACGAGGTGTCACTTCAGTATCTACAAACTTTTGCCATTGTTCTTCCGTGACTTCTCCTCCTCCGGGTTGCGATCGCCCAAAATACAACTCTTCTCTAACGTATGCTTCGCTGTTGGTAGTAGTTTCTGCTGCTGGGGTTTGAGCGCTAACTTGATGTATGTAGCTAACTGAACCTGTTAACAACAAGCCAGACAGAAAAAACGCACCTAGAATTTTGCGTCTGGTAAGTAAGGTAATATTCATTTCTATCCTCAATTTGTTGAATTAGTCCGACGATCTATTTGTAATGGCTGCTAACTAATACTTCAGATATACGCCTTAAGTTTTAGATATATATAAACTTTTTGTAATAACGTATTACAAAAATTAGTCTTTGTTTTTTCTCGATCGCCTACACTTATCTTTTTACTGAAGCTGACGTTATTTGTCTTTACCAATGACGAATGACCAATGACAAAGTATGACAGCTTGTCTTTTGACTAAATTCAACTGCGATCGCCATGATTGGTATAAGTGCAAACGCACTTTGTCCGTAAAAACAACAAGCAAATTAGAGGAATGTTTCAACCACGCGGCTAAATATCAAGCCTGCATGTATGTTTGTGTGCGTTTAGCCGATATTTTTTGATAAATGCGATCGCCTCAGACATAACTGAAACTATAAGAAAAGCATGAGAGTGGCAAATTGAGGAAGATGGGACTGAAAATTTTGTTATTGCCTACAGTATTGTTGAGTTTAACCGTAGGCTCTGCTGCACTCGCAAATGAACTAGAAGATAGAAAAAAAAATGCGATCGCGCTAAAGCTGAAACTGCATCGAGCGAGAAGTAATTCACAACCAAAACTACCACGCTTGAGCCAACGAGAAAAGTTTTCTACTGATGCTATATGGTTAACGCAACGAGCGTCACCAACAATAGATGTGGCACAATCAATATCTTCTGAAGTAGAAGAACCTGCTATTGAGGACACTGATGAACTTTATATCGAGGTTGAAGGAAAAAGAGAGACAATTCCTGAAACATCAAGTCCCGTCTACATCATTCCTAAAGAAGAAATTGAGAAACAACGTCCGAATAGTGTTGCAGAAATTTTACGCAATCTACCAGGATTTGCAATTAATGATGCAGGTTTTGGCGCAGATATTCATACGGGAACATATTATCGAGGAAGCTCGATCAACCAGTCAGTTTTCTTACTCAATGGTAGACCGATCGGGTCTAATGTTAACACTTACCACGGCGCTACCGATCTAAATAGTATTCCTGTAGAGTCTATCGAACGAGTAGAATTATCGAGTGGTACGAGTTCTACTTTATATGGTTCGCAAGCGTTTGGCGGAGTTGTCAATATTGTTACTAAGCAAGGCTCTGAGATTCCCCAGCTCAACGGTTTAGTAGAATACGGTTCTTATGACCAAGATAACTATCGTATTAGTTATGGTGGCAGTGGTGGGAATTTAAAATATAGTCTTGGTTTTGAACAATACGATGCTGAGAACAATTATCGCGTCCCTGAAGGAGCAGCAAATCGAGATTCAGATGGACGTTTATTTAACGGTGATACTGCAACTAGTAACTACTTTGGTAGCCTCAGTCTCGATCTCAATTCTCGCAATACTCTCAGTTTAGATGCATATAAAATTAGCAGTCGTCGCGGTTTGTTGTACTTTGGTTTTCCCCTGCAAAGAGATCGCTTAGACCACGATGTTTTTAACATTGGTTTATCTTGGAAAACTCTGCTAGGCAATGGAAAAGATTCCGTTCTTAGAGCTACAGTCGCCTACAATCAAGATTATTTCAATACCTACGGTCCTACACAAAACATTTTTTATCGTACGGGAACGCTCAATTCTCAAGCTGTAACTGCAAGATTAGAACACGATTGGAAAATTAACACTAGTAATAATTTACGCTGGGGCATAGATGTCAAAAATGACTTTTTAAATGGTGATGTTTTAAGTACGGCTCCGAATAGAGTCAACTTAAATGAAGAAGAAGAAAGAGAAAGATTTCAAACTGCATTATTTGCTTTAAACACCTGGAAAATTACCAATAATTTTCAAGCCGATCTAGGATTGAGACAAAATTTTACTAGCGAGTTTGGTAGTTATTTAAATCCTAGCGTTGGGCTACGATGGGCAATGAGTCCAGGTGTAGCTTTACGGGGAAGTTGGGCATCAGTACAGCGCGATCCTGGTATCGATCAACTGTACGTTTACGACACGGTACATAATTGGTTGCCAAACCCAGATCTAGAACCAGAAGTAGGTTCTTCATGGACAGCAGGAGTTGATGTCAAATTTGCCGAGAATTTAACCGGACAGTTTACTTATTTCGGCAGTAGCTTAACAGATCGCTTGGGCATTCAAGCAGGTCGGTGGACGAACATTGGATTAGTTAATACTAATGGTTTAGAAGCAGCATTGAAATGGCAAATTAATCCGCAGTGGTCAACTTTTCTCAACTATACTTATACCGATGCAAAAATTAAGTCTGGAATTGAAGAAGGATTACAGCTTGGTTTAGTTCCCTATTCCGTAGGACAAATCGGTTTAGGTTATCAATCGGGAGGATGGGAAGTTAATTTATTTGCCAGCTATTATAGTGGAGCGCGACGAGCTTTTTTTAATAACCCGGGTGATAGCAATACCGATTTCTCTCCCTCTTGGTTGAGTCTAGATTTAGGGGCGCGAATCCCAATTACAAGCAACTTGGGATTAACAGTCTATCTAGAAAATTTAGCAGATCGCGCCTATGAAAAATCCAATCGAATCTACGAACCTGGTTTAACCTATCGGATTGGTATTTCTTCTAATTTCTAGTCGTTGTAGAGTAGTGGGCAATGCCCACCGCTCAAAAATTAGGAAGCAATCTGACCAAAACGACGATCGCGGTTTTGATAAGCGAGTAAAGCTTGATGAAAGGCACTGCGATCGAAGTCAGGCCACAAAATATCTGTAAAATAAATTTCTGTATATGCCATTTGCCACAATAAAAAATTACTCAATCGCATTTCTCCACTAGTACGAATTAATAAATCTGGATGAGAAGTTCCAGCAGTGTAAAGATATTTCTCAATTGAGTTTTCATTAATCTCGTCAATCTCAATCTCTTGCTGTTGAATTTGTAAAGCAATTTGCCGACAAACTTGAGCAATCTCTTTGCGGCTACCGTAATTAACAGCTACAGTAAAGTGAATAGCTGTGTTATGGATTGTGTAAGCGATCGCTCGTTCTATTTCTCTTTGCAAAGACTGAGGTAAGACTGACAAATCTCCAATAAAAGAAATTCGTACTCCTTCTTTTTGCATTTGAGTTAATTCGCGTTGTAATAGTCGCTCAAACAGTAACATGAGAAAATCGACTTCTTGTATAGGTCGTCGCCAATTCTCGGTCGAAAAAGCATAAGCTGTTAGTGCTTCAATTCCCCAATCTTTACAGCAGCGAAGTAGTTCTTTTAAAACTTTTGCTCCTTGACGATGCCCAGCAACACGCGGTAATCCTTTTTTGGTAGCCCAGCGTCCGTTACCATCCATAATTACAGCAATGTGTTTGGGTAATTTTTGCGGATCGAGAGCGGTAGGTAATTCAGATTGTATAGAGTTCATAGATATAATGTCGCGCAAAGACGCAGAGGCGCAAAGAAAATTGTCAGTTTCTGCCAAGCTTTATTTCAGGTTGTTGATTCCTGCATTAATTTACATAATCTACTGTGTGATTCCTGAGAAGTGAGATTGTTTCAATCTAGGAAATGTAGATACACCTACTGATACGAGCTTGAGAATCAAGGAGAATATCCCGGCTCTGTTTCTCATAGTTTAGGAGTAAAAAAAATAGTTGTCAGTCGGTTACAGTCGGTAAACCTAAGTCGGGGAAGTCGGAAAAGTCGGAACTCAAATGCACAGTTAAGCGACTAAGGACATAATTGCGATCGCCACGTAGTAGACGGGAAAAATAAGATTATTAAGGCTAATGCACCTACCACACTTTTAAACGCACAAATTTGAATGCATGAATCTCAATGCAAGAAACATCCCCAGTAGAAATATCTATTCGTCAGGCTCGTACTAGCGATCGCGATCGAATCATCCAGTTGCATAGTCAGTCAATTCAGCAACTTTGTACGGCTGATTATAACCCTGCACAAATTCAAGCTCTGCTAGAAGATAAAAAAGTGTATGGAACACAATCGTGGGGTGATGTTGTCTTAGTAGCAGAGTATGGCGAAGAAATTGTAGGGTTTTCGGCTTTGATGCAGGGTACGGTAAGTGCAATGTACGTCCATCCAAAATGGACTCGACAAGGTATTGGTAGACGTTTGTTACAGACGATTGAACGAGAAGCTATATTTCGGCGATGGCAATGGTTATTTGTGAAAGCTTCTATTACGGCTGTACCTTTTTATCAAGCTTGCGGCTATCAAATTCTACATCCCACTCAAATGATGGTTGCTCGTAGAGAGTGGGTTCCTTGTGTTGATATGCAAAAGCAATTAGTGGCAACAATTAGCCAACAGCAATTGCCTTCTCGACAAGCAGAGACTTGTTGGCAAATCGTGCAATCATGTTTAGTTGGTTTAATTGTATTAGTCGCGATCGCGAAGATGATGCAATGGTTTTTACCTCGATAGCGATCGCATTTGATTACAATATATTTGTAGGGGCGCACAGCTGTGCGCCCCTACTTTTATCTGTTCTGGTTTCATTGCTGTCTCCTTTCATCTAGCCGGATTGTCAGGAAATGCCTCTTCTAGATCTTCTACTGAAGTTGGAATGCGATCGATAAAAGGTAAACTAGCTCCTTGTAAACCCCGTTTAATCCGTTCTGGAGTTTCAGGAAAAATGATAAATAGCGGATAAATGCTATTCGCTCCTTCACTAAAAATGTGTTGATTAGGAAGAGGCATAATCCACTCGTATTCTTTATTTAATAACACTTGGGTTTGTCGCCAGCGTCCTAAGAAATCGGAAAAATCTTCATTGGGACGATAAATAAATAGAAAAATTTCTACTCCAGTTTTAATTTTCCACTCTGGATCGCACATGAGAAAAGCGATATCACAGGGTAACAGAGTCGTTTCTGTAACTTTGATTGCTTGACGTTCTTTACTAGTTGATGTAGAGTTTCGCAGCCGAATTATAGGTAGAGGAATCGGAATGACACTTTCATAAGGACGGCGCAAACTTGGAAGCATTTCTAAATAGGGACGATGCTGCTTCAGTAAGGCGATCGCTGCTAGGCGATCGCTATACTCTGCCAAGCACTCTTCATAACAAGCTTTTTTAATACTCATAATTTATTCGATAGATAGTTAGTAGTTAATGGTCAAGAGAGGTCGCTAACTACTAACGATTCGCTTAACCCAACTTTTCAAATACCTTGAACATGGGTAGGTACATCGAGAGAAGAATTCCCCCAACCATACCACCTAAAACTACAATCATAATTGGTTCAATAATACTAGTGAGGGCTTTAACAGCTTGCTCGACTTCATCTTCATAGAAATCAGCAACCTTCATTAACATACTATCCAGTTCACCCGTTTCCTCGCCAATACTAATCATCTGAATTGCCATCACGGGAAAAACTCGTTCTTTTTGTAATGCTAAACTAATCATTCCTCCTTGCTGAATCTCTTTACGCGCTGCATCTACAGCATTAGCAATTATCTGATTGCCAGCCGTATCGCGAACGATTTCCAGAGCAGTTAAAATTGGTACTCCTGAACGAGTCAAAGCACCAAAAGTACGACTGAAAAGGGCTACAGACGATTTTTGAATTAAGTCACCAAACAATGGAACTTTCAGAGAAATTCGGTCAATGGTCTCCCGACCCAGCCGAGTTTTGTAATACTGTCGATAAACAAAACTACCACCAATAAAAACTACTACAGGAATTATCGCACTTGGACTTCTAAGAACTGCGCTGATCCACAACATAAATTTGGTCAGTTCTGGTAATTCTACTCCTAATTGCTTAAAAATATCAGCAAAAATAGGTATGAGAAATATAGTCATACCAAGAAAAATTAGTACGGCTATAATTCCAACTGCAATAGGATAGGTTAAAGCAGATTTAATTTGGTTTTGTAGTCGAGCGCGATCTTCCAACAACTTAGATAATCGGTTCATGACTTCATCAAGAACACCACCGACCTCTCCAGCTTGTACCATACTGACATACATGTAATCGAAACAACCTGGGTGTTTCCGCATTGCTTCAGACAAATTCATTCCCTGCTGTACATCAGAACTAATGTCAATTAAAGCTCCTTTCAGTTTTGGGTTAGTACACTGTTCCGCCATTACACCCAGGCTTCTTACAATGGCTACACCTGCGTTAATTAGAGCAGCAAACTGACGAGAAAAAACAGCTTTATCTTTAACAGATACCTTTGCAAGAGCTGCTTGGAGCGGTGCTAAGCTGAGATTACCACTCAACTTAAATTCTTCTGCTTGTTTTAGTTCTTGAATAAAAAGACCTTTCGATCTCAAACTAGAACGTGCTGCTGCTATTGTGTCAGCAACAACTTTTTCTTTTTTAGCGTTTCCTTTCGCATCACGAACGCGAGCAACAAATGTAGGCATGTCTTGGATCTTTTAGGAGATAGAGAATATGGAAGTTGTAGAGATACAAACTATATATCTCTACAGATGATTTTCTAAGAATTAGTTAATGCATAGAAGTACCTGCTCTCATACCAGCTTTTGCACCGACTCCTGGAGTATTACCAATCAAGCGCTGTAATTCATCTGGCTTAGATGTTTTAGACATTGCTGCTTCAAACGAAATTAGACCAGTTTTATACTGATCTGCTAAAACTTTTTCCAATGTTTGCATACTCAAATTTCCTCCAGTTTGAATTGCCGAGTAAATTTGAGCTGTTTTTCCTTCACGAATTAAGTTAGAGATAGCAGGGGTAACAATCATAATTTCCTGAGCCATAACCCGACCGTATTCGCCTGGTTTAGGGTTCTTTTTAGATACGAGAGTTTGACTGAATA
This window of the Chroococcidiopsis thermalis PCC 7203 genome carries:
- a CDS encoding VOC family protein; this encodes MTAQFKHVMLMVTDVLATVKFYQEGLGLKVKMASPGWAELDADGTTIALHAAESQAHTGNSPILSFHVDDVYGAIANLENMGAKLEGRVREPSFGKVAAMRTPDGHLLSLLQPA
- a CDS encoding MotA/TolQ/ExbB proton channel family protein: MLFNRLFTAGGVVMWPLLGFSILAIALIIERAIFWVRINKRQRRVIREVLNLYRLENVVTAIERLKQNADLPMARIFLAALELERPTPEEFRLALESEAQAEIPVLKRFNTIFETIISIAPLLGLLGTVLGLIASFASLNIANVGASQTAGVTGGISEALVSTASGLVVAIFTLLFANTFRGLYVRQMASIQEYGGQLELLYRRLYERGETYASAR
- a CDS encoding ExbD/TolR family protein, which encodes MRLQDEPEIQAQINIVPMIDVIFAILTFFIMSTLFLTRSEGLSVNLPQSQSAQTQPKAPITITIDAKGQLAVNRKPTQLQALNGELRQLAQPNQEALVIVNADKSVNHGQVVSVMDVVRQLPNARLAIATQRE
- a CDS encoding DUF3574 domain-containing protein; the encoded protein is MNITLLTRRKILGAFFLSGLLLTGSVSYIHQVSAQTPAAETTTNSEAYVREELYFGRSQPGGGEVTEEQWQKFVDTEVTPRFPDGLTVVDAYGQFLNSAGILAREDSKVLILLYVSTPERERSIQEIIDAYKSKFQQESVLRVTDVPARVSF
- a CDS encoding TonB-dependent receptor plug domain-containing protein, yielding MGLKILLLPTVLLSLTVGSAALANELEDRKKNAIALKLKLHRARSNSQPKLPRLSQREKFSTDAIWLTQRASPTIDVAQSISSEVEEPAIEDTDELYIEVEGKRETIPETSSPVYIIPKEEIEKQRPNSVAEILRNLPGFAINDAGFGADIHTGTYYRGSSINQSVFLLNGRPIGSNVNTYHGATDLNSIPVESIERVELSSGTSSTLYGSQAFGGVVNIVTKQGSEIPQLNGLVEYGSYDQDNYRISYGGSGGNLKYSLGFEQYDAENNYRVPEGAANRDSDGRLFNGDTATSNYFGSLSLDLNSRNTLSLDAYKISSRRGLLYFGFPLQRDRLDHDVFNIGLSWKTLLGNGKDSVLRATVAYNQDYFNTYGPTQNIFYRTGTLNSQAVTARLEHDWKINTSNNLRWGIDVKNDFLNGDVLSTAPNRVNLNEEEERERFQTALFALNTWKITNNFQADLGLRQNFTSEFGSYLNPSVGLRWAMSPGVALRGSWASVQRDPGIDQLYVYDTVHNWLPNPDLEPEVGSSWTAGVDVKFAENLTGQFTYFGSSLTDRLGIQAGRWTNIGLVNTNGLEAALKWQINPQWSTFLNYTYTDAKIKSGIEEGLQLGLVPYSVGQIGLGYQSGGWEVNLFASYYSGARRAFFNNPGDSNTDFSPSWLSLDLGARIPITSNLGLTVYLENLADRAYEKSNRIYEPGLTYRIGISSNF
- a CDS encoding isoprenyl transferase; protein product: MNSIQSELPTALDPQKLPKHIAVIMDGNGRWATKKGLPRVAGHRQGAKVLKELLRCCKDWGIEALTAYAFSTENWRRPIQEVDFLMLLFERLLQRELTQMQKEGVRISFIGDLSVLPQSLQREIERAIAYTIHNTAIHFTVAVNYGSRKEIAQVCRQIALQIQQQEIEIDEINENSIEKYLYTAGTSHPDLLIRTSGEMRLSNFLLWQMAYTEIYFTDILWPDFDRSAFHQALLAYQNRDRRFGQIAS
- a CDS encoding GNAT family N-acetyltransferase, which encodes MQETSPVEISIRQARTSDRDRIIQLHSQSIQQLCTADYNPAQIQALLEDKKVYGTQSWGDVVLVAEYGEEIVGFSALMQGTVSAMYVHPKWTRQGIGRRLLQTIEREAIFRRWQWLFVKASITAVPFYQACGYQILHPTQMMVARREWVPCVDMQKQLVATISQQQLPSRQAETCWQIVQSCLVGLIVLVAIAKMMQWFLPR
- a CDS encoding type II secretion system F family protein, with protein sequence MPTFVARVRDAKGNAKKEKVVADTIAAARSSLRSKGLFIQELKQAEEFKLSGNLSLAPLQAALAKVSVKDKAVFSRQFAALINAGVAIVRSLGVMAEQCTNPKLKGALIDISSDVQQGMNLSEAMRKHPGCFDYMYVSMVQAGEVGGVLDEVMNRLSKLLEDRARLQNQIKSALTYPIAVGIIAVLIFLGMTIFLIPIFADIFKQLGVELPELTKFMLWISAVLRSPSAIIPVVVFIGGSFVYRQYYKTRLGRETIDRISLKVPLFGDLIQKSSVALFSRTFGALTRSGVPILTALEIVRDTAGNQIIANAVDAARKEIQQGGMISLALQKERVFPVMAIQMISIGEETGELDSMLMKVADFYEDEVEQAVKALTSIIEPIMIVVLGGMVGGILLSMYLPMFKVFEKLG